GATATTCGTGAGACGGAAGACGATGTCACCGTTTTCGACGATCGAGGTAATAGCTGGAGCGGCGATATTTTGATTGGCTGTGATGGCGTGAAGTCAGTGGTGCGCCAGAGCTTATTAGGCGATGCGCCGCGCGTCACCGGACATGTGGTCTACCGTGCGGTTATCGATTGTGCGGATATGCCGGAAGATTTACGTATTAATGCGCCGGTATTGTGGGCGGGTCCGCACTGTCACCTGGTGCATTATCCTTTGCGCGGCGGCAAGCAGTATAACCTGGTGGTGACATTCCACAGCCGCCACCAGGAAGAGTGGGGCGTGAAGGATGGCAGTAAAGAGGAAGTGCTTTCCTATTTTGAAGGCATTCACCCGCGTCCTCGCCAGATGCTGGATAAACCGACGTCATGGCGACGCTGGTCAACGGCCGATCGTGAACCGGTAGGGAAATGGGGGACTAACCGCATTACGCTGGTGGGCGATGCGGCCCATCCGGTGGCGCAGTATATGGCACAAGGTGCCTGTATGGCGCTGGAAGATGCAGTAACGCTGGGTAAGGCGCTGGCGCAGTGTGAGGGTAATGCGGCGCAAGCTTTTGCGCTGTATGAGTCGGTACGTATTCCGCGTACCGCGCGCATCGTCTGGTCGACCCGTGAAATGGGGCGGGTTTATCACGCCGCAGGGGTAGAACGTCAGGTACGTAACCTGCTGTGGAAAGGGAAATCGCAGGCAGAGTTTTATCGCGGCATGGAGTGGCTGTACGGCTGGAAAGAAGATAACTGTCTGCAACCACGCTGAGTACTTCTTACCTAATCAGGTGCACGGACGGTCCCCTCGCCCCTTGGGGGAGAGGGTTAGGGTGAGGGGAAAAATCTTGCCCGAATTAATCAGTAAGTCAGTTTGTCTGCAAACACCAGAGGCGCTAACATAGCGCCTCATTTTTTTGCGGGTGATGATATGCGTGTGTTACTGGCGCCGATGGAGGGTGTACTCGACTCTCTGGTGCGTGAATTGCTGACCGAAGTTAACGACTACGATCTGTGCATCACCGAGTTTGTCCGCGTGGTGGATCAACTGCTGCCGGTAAAAGTTTTTCATCGCATTTGCCCGGAGCTACAAAACGCCAGCCGAACGCCA
The nucleotide sequence above comes from Escherichia coli. Encoded proteins:
- a CDS encoding 3-hydroxybenzoate 6-monooxygenase — protein: MTKVTRAVIVGGGIGGAATALSLARQGIKVVLLEKAHEIGEIGAGIQLGPNAFSALDSLGVGEIARQRAVFTDHITMMDAVNAEEVVRIETGQAFRDHFGGPYAVIHRVDIHASVWEAVLTHPDVEYHTSTNVVDIRETEDDVTVFDDRGNSWSGDILIGCDGVKSVVRQSLLGDAPRVTGHVVYRAVIDCADMPEDLRINAPVLWAGPHCHLVHYPLRGGKQYNLVVTFHSRHQEEWGVKDGSKEEVLSYFEGIHPRPRQMLDKPTSWRRWSTADREPVGKWGTNRITLVGDAAHPVAQYMAQGACMALEDAVTLGKALAQCEGNAAQAFALYESVRIPRTARIVWSTREMGRVYHAAGVERQVRNLLWKGKSQAEFYRGMEWLYGWKEDNCLQPR